TGTGGGAAAGCAGCAAAGACGCTGAAACCATTGTTAAGGAAAAAGGACTGCTCCAAATTAGCGACGAAGGCGCCATCATTGCGATAGTCGAGGCCGTTATTGCGGCCAACCCCCAATCGGTGGCCGATTACCAAGCCGGTAAGGACCGGGCTATCGGCTTCCTTGTCGGACAGGTGATGAAACAGACCAAAGGCCGGGCGAACCCGGATTTGGTAAACAAACTGTTAAAAGAAAGAATGTAGCCTTCGTTTTTATGATGAAAAAGCGGACGCCTGTGTGCGTCCGCTTCAGCTTGTCGCCAAATCCCAGGCTGTTCAAAAACGAGCATAGCTAGGCGCACCGGAAGAGCCTGCCGCGCCGCGTATGGTTTATGTATTGCCAATGGCATCGTTAAGCAGTTCGCATAAAATAGCAAGCGCTTTTGGCAAGTCTTCGTCAGACAAGTTGGTCCAGCAAACGGTCAAAAGTCTCAATGTCCCCTCCTTGTGTTATATAATAGCCTTGACTGTTATAGTTAAATAATGGTTTTAATATTACTATACATTATTTGTTATATAACAAAAAGGGGGAATTGAGATAATGTATCTTGTTTACGGTTTGATGTGCGTAATTTTCGGAACCACATTTCTGGCAATTAAAGTTGGTGTGGAAGCGGGCGCTCCACCGTTTCTGTTCGCAGCCTTAAGGTTTTTTATTTCAGGCGCCATCATTCTTGCGGCATTTCGCGCGACTAATGCAAAAGTTGCTTTGACGCGAGCGCAAGGTGGCGATGTTATTTTTATAGGCATGACAATGACTGCAATATTATTTGGCTGTCTCTACTGGGGGGAGCAGTTTATTTCTTCCAGCGCGGCGGCACTTTTGTCAGCAACGTCGCCGCTCTTGATTGCTCTGCTGGAATATATAAAGGGCAGCAGGGAGGCTGCTGCGGTTAAAGCCTGTGGATTAATACTGGCGTTCTTCGGGGTAAGTATTGCCCTGGCCCCGTCCTTAAACGGTGAATCAAGCGAAATGGCTTTATTGGCAATTTTCATTATCCTCCTGTCGGAAGTGACCTGCGCTTTGGGAACCATGCGATCACGGAAAGTAATGGAATCCGGTCTTAACCCCTTTGTACTTAATGGCTGGCAGATGATAGTTGGCGGTTTGGCGCTGACTGGATTATCCGCAGCTACGGAAGACTGGCGGTTTTCTTATAGTAATGACGTTTATGTTTCCTGGTTATATCTGATTGTATTCGGCTCATTAATCGGGCATGGATCATACTATTGGCTGGTACGGAAGGCCGGCCCCCTGTTGCCGTCGACCTGGACTTACGTGTCGCCGGTCATTGCCCAGTTTGCCGGGTACTACTGGCTGACTGAACAGTTGTCAGTATGGTCCTTTGCGGGGTTGGCTTTAGTTTTGTTAGGAGTGTTTTTTATCGGTCGCAGTTCCAGTATTAAAGAATGGTTTAGAGGAAAACAAGGTATTGTGTTAAAATCCTAAAACCAGATGTCAAATTTTTTAATATGTTATATACATAACCCCAAAATTTACTTTCCTTCTGTTAAAAACTCTTTGGGTTTTCTTGTATGAAAGAAAGTTTAGTCGCGCATAATGGTACTGACAGCCCGCTCGAAGAGGTAGCAGAATATGTCAAATACGAAATTAAAAGCAGTTTGGGGATTAAAAGCAGTGTTATCTGTTCATTTTTTGCGTATCGCCGCCGTATACTTTTTTGTACGCTTCGTCTATTCACCGCTGTTCAATGCGTCCCCGCCGGTAATTGAGTTAATCGATCGGATTGTAATAATAGCTCTCGTTTTATGGCAAGTTAGGGCCGCGGGGGCGAAGCTGCCGGATATTGGACTTTCTTTTAGTTATGCGGGCCGCAATGTGCTTCGCGGGTTGGCTGGCGGACTGGTGCTGCTAGGCGTGAGTTTGTTTAGCGAAAGACTCTATACGACGGTACTGATGCTCAGCCCTTCTCAGCATCCCCTGGTCCAACAGGTAGAAAAAGCCGTATCATGGCAGCAATTGGCAATCCCTTTATTTTTAGCTGGGGTTGCAGCGCCGGTGGCTGAAGAAATGTTGTACCGGTTATTTACTTTTCTGCCATTAAAGGACCGTTGGGGCTTATGGGCAGGGACACTTATGAGTGCCGGTATATTTGCTTTGTTTCACTTTAATGCTTATTGGTTGGTAGAAATGGTGGCAGTAGGGGCGGGGTTAGCACTACTGTATTATTGGTCCGGGTCCCTGATTACCTCGATAGTGGCTCATTCTTTCATTAACACAAGCAAAATAATTATGGTATTTCTGGGAGCACCGTTGGTATAACAGGAAGGATTTTCAAAACTCAAGGTCGAACATTTGAACATCTAGGGTAAATTTACCATAACCTCAAACCCAAAAGGGAGGACTGATTTCATGACCAATTGGCAGGAACTGCCGGTCGAGAAACTCCGCTTCACGTGCGATGAGGCTTTTTTTAATTTTGAAACCACTGAGACGATACCTGTGCTGAAAGGTATGATTGGACAGGAACGAGCGGTTAAAGCCGTGGAGTTTGGCCTGTTTACCAGGAATCGGGGCTATAATATTTTTATTTCCGGATTAGTAGGTACAGGCAAAATTACGTTTGCCAAAGATGCGGTGCGTAAAGTTGCCTGCCGGCAAAATGTTCCTGATGATTGGTGCTATGTTAACAATTTGGAAACTCCGGGACAGCCCATAGCGTTGTCTTTGCCGCCTGGTATTGGTTATACATTTAAAAAAGACATGCAGGAACTGGTTGAGGATTTAAAAACAGATATTCCCAAAGTATTTAACAGCGACGACTACGAGCAGGCCAAAGCAAATCTGCTCAAGCAATACCAAGAGCAGCGATCGCTCATTGTTGAGGAATTTACTCAATATGCCGAGTCGCAGGATGTTTCGCCGCAATGGACTTCCACCGGCTTTGTCGGCCTGCCGGTTGTTGAAGGAAAGACACTGTCACCGGAAGATTTCCAGCTATTGGATAAGGATAAGAAAGACCTTATCGAAAAAAAATTGCTGGCCGTCCATGAAAAAGGAATGGAAGTTGTCCGTAAAATCCAATTGATGGAAAGGGAAGTCCGGGAGGAATTGAAACAACTCGATACCAAAGTAGGGCTGTTTGCCGCCGGTCATTTGATTGACGCGTTAAAGGAAAAATATAAGGATTATGCTGCCGTGGCGGAATATTTGGAGGCTATCAAACAGGATGTTGTCAAAAACATCAATGATTTTAAACCTCAAGCCGAGGATGAAAATAATCCGCTACTCTTTTTAAAACGCAATGTTCAAGATGCGAAAGAAAAATATAAAGTGAATTT
This window of the Methylomusa anaerophila genome carries:
- a CDS encoding DMT family transporter, yielding MYLVYGLMCVIFGTTFLAIKVGVEAGAPPFLFAALRFFISGAIILAAFRATNAKVALTRAQGGDVIFIGMTMTAILFGCLYWGEQFISSSAAALLSATSPLLIALLEYIKGSREAAAVKACGLILAFFGVSIALAPSLNGESSEMALLAIFIILLSEVTCALGTMRSRKVMESGLNPFVLNGWQMIVGGLALTGLSAATEDWRFSYSNDVYVSWLYLIVFGSLIGHGSYYWLVRKAGPLLPSTWTYVSPVIAQFAGYYWLTEQLSVWSFAGLALVLLGVFFIGRSSSIKEWFRGKQGIVLKS
- a CDS encoding CPBP family intramembrane glutamic endopeptidase, which gives rise to MSNTKLKAVWGLKAVLSVHFLRIAAVYFFVRFVYSPLFNASPPVIELIDRIVIIALVLWQVRAAGAKLPDIGLSFSYAGRNVLRGLAGGLVLLGVSLFSERLYTTVLMLSPSQHPLVQQVEKAVSWQQLAIPLFLAGVAAPVAEEMLYRLFTFLPLKDRWGLWAGTLMSAGIFALFHFNAYWLVEMVAVGAGLALLYYWSGSLITSIVAHSFINTSKIIMVFLGAPLV